gcaaagtatttttggattttagTATATGATAAAGATAGAACCAGGGGCCATAGTGTTCACTAGAGGCTTCACTTTTGAAGATAGCATATGgtaggtaaacaaattactgttgggcaattgatagaaaagcgcatagttatgacgatatccaaggcactGATCTTGTGtatatgcatcacgtccgagacaggtagaccgactcctgcctacatctagtactattactcaacacatcgaccgctatccaacatgcgtctagagtattaagttcataaagcacggagtaacgccttaaggaacatgacatgatgcagacaaagtaaactcaatcAATATAAATAAATCCCATCATTTTACCCTTAGTGGACACAATAaaaatacgtgtcatgtccccttctgtcactgggattgagcaccgcaagattgaactcattgcaaagcacctctcccattgcaagataaagcaatctagttggccaaaccaaaccaataaaccgaagagaaatacaaagctataataatcatgcatataagaattcggaAAAGACTCAAACAATATTGACGGATAAttagatcataaacccacaattcatcggatccctgCAAACACAACGCAAAAAAGGATTACATCAAaaagaactccaagaacatcaagaagaacattgtattgaggatcaaagagagagagagagagaagatgcCATCTAACTACTAGCTATGGATCCATAGGtatatggtaaactactcacacatcatcggaagagCAGCAAGGTTCATGTAGagcccctccgtgatcgattccccctccgacagagtacCAGGAAAGGCTTCCAGATTAGATCTCGTGAGAACAGAATTTTGCGGTGGCGGAAAAAGTGTTTCGGGTGGCTCTCTGTTGTTTTCCCGATTTTAAAGAATTTATATAGCTAGAATTGGGTCAAACAGAGGAACAAGGAGCCCACAACCTACATGGGCGCCCCCCCTCTAGGGTGCGCCATGTGACTTGTGGCCTACTTCTTCATGTTCGGTCCCTCTCCCGAAGCTTCAAGGGTCTCTTATGTCAAggaaaaatcgtcaaaaagtttcgtgaTATTTGGATTTCGTTtagtattgatttcctgcaaaaccaaaaacaggcaaaaaaacagcaactggcacttggcactaagtaaataggttagtccaaaaatatAATGTAATATTGCATATAattgtatataaaacatccaagattgttactataataacatggaacaatcaaaattcatagatacgttggagatgtatcagtcgCTTCTTGGCAGCTCACTTAAGTGCTTGCGTCTATCAGTCACGTGACATTTTTCACATCAATTTTGTGTGTGTGAGTAGCTATTTCTGGAATCATACCTTCCCGTCGTGGACATAATTGGCTACATCAAATTTCTCACAGCTATGATGTGTGGATGTGCCGACTCGACAAGTGGAGGCAACAACACTAGGTGACTTCCGTTTTGTTGTATTTTTGAGTTCCAGGTCTCAAGACTAGTTGTACCTTGCAATGCGGTGTTTTGATATCATTCTCCTTGTTgaaatatttgcttcgagattgcTTGATGTCAACCCTTGATCCGGTTTTCTGGTTAGATCAAGCCATGACGATGCCTGCACACTTTGGAGGCTTGCTTTATAGGAACTTTTAATCGCAGTCTAGATCTTGTCAAGGGTAATCTTAGATGTTGTTTCTCATTGATGTGTGCCTTCGATAGATCTAACATGATTTTTTAGGGCCATGcatttttcctttgttttttgcAGTTGTGTGAATCCTTGATGTCTCGACTTGTTTTTGAAAATGTGTTGTTGCAGAGGATGGGTATAATGATCTCCATTTGACCGACTGTTTTTAACATGTGTGCACCACCAAAGGCACGACAAACAACCGGGACTTTTTATTCCTTGAAGAAAACAGATGAATCAATAAAAATCAACAAACCTAGGACCATGTCATTGTAACCAACACCCCTGATAAGCTACAACCAGCCGCAAGATGAGACATAATACCACACAAAACCCTAAGCAAATTTGATGCCTTCCATGCTTGCGCTCAATACACAACATACCAAGTGAAACACTCGGCGTCGAGAAAAAGAATCAAGCTGTGCAGTAGACTTTGGTCATTCTCATTTTGGAGTAGATGGTGGCTTAACAACAGCCACCAGCCATTTTCCTTGCACCATTGCCAACAAACAACACCCCATTCATGGCAATTGATCTCGTACCTTATCTCCCATCAAACATGCCATATATGGTGTGACCCAAATGGTGCCTGGGAGATGGCCCCGATAGGCCCTAGAGAGACATGCATGGCGTCCTCCAATGAAGTAGAGCCATCGAACCCTGAGCATCGCCCGTGTGTTGGGACATATGGTACTCTACCCTAGcgaaaaaataattttttttctttcgaaCCTGCATCACACCTAGTGAGACCCTGCTCCTCCGTAAGCTCAAAGAAACCGCCTACGTGGCCGTCTCCGGATGTGTGAACAGGCTTAGAATAAGTGTATGGGCTTGTAGGGCGAAACTAGCCCGCTGATGTGCAAGACAAGACAGTAGTGGTGCTTAAAAAAAGTTGATAGTGCTGTCTCCAAAATCGGCACCAAGGTTCTGCAGCTGCCTTTTGGAGAGATGCGTCAGGAAGACACTTTGGAGCTTCTCTGATTGTGGTTGAACAGGATAGTATACAGGTGCTCTTCCCAAGAGGTTATTATTTCTTTTTTGACTAAGCGCAGGAAGACGATGCCTTCATTTGTATGAAGGAAGGAGATGGTTTTTATTACAAAGTTGCATCGGCGTAGCTAGCAAAGAGAGCCCATGCACACAAACAAACTGAAGAAACTGTCTTGCTTATCCATGGCATTAAGAGGGAAATTATTTTCTTGCTTTTCTGTACCAACATTCTTGATTTTGTAACATAATCAATTCTTGAACCGCATCCAGATGAGCATGGATTGATTCTTACTTTCCATTAATGGCTAGGTGCTTCATCCACATCACAATATTAATGGTCTCTGTCTGGCCAAACCTCAAGTTTCTAGGGCCCTTTTTAATTCACAGGATTCTCAACACGGGGAATAGAAAAATACAGGATTAAAGTGGTATTGCCCATTTGAATTCTGCAAGATTAATTAGCATTGAGTGTTTGATGTCAGAGGAAAAGCAAAGGAAATGTAAAAGGTAAATGTTGTATGCCGGCCGATCGGCTATCCGCGGTGCCGGTTGCCTCTGAAAACGCATCACATCGTTGTGGCTCTCGCCCGTGCGTGCGCCAGGTACCTGTGGGACCACACAGCTTATCCCCTTCCTTCTACCTCATTTCCTTTCTACATCCACATATTTCTTTCTGCTCCTCCGTTCTTTCAGACCAGCAGCCCATCTTATCATCTCTCTCACGCCTTCTCAGGCCCTTCTCCACGACGGCCGGCGACTCGTGACGACGAGACACGTGCTACGAGCCCTTCGTGGTAGTGCTGCAAACTCCGCACGTCTCTGGCGGTGCCGGAGAAGACGTGCTCGGTGATGCAACCGTATAGACGCTCCCTTGAACCGTCCAGGGGAATAAACAAGAACTCAAAAACAAATTTCGAAGCATTTCATACAACTAAAGTTagacaaaaataaaagattgTTAATACAAACAACAATACAATATTTTTACAGTTATGTTCCTTATCCCGACATGCAAAAAGATACGCATCTaaaatttcagtttctctaggaTTTGTTTGAGTTCTTACCGAGGACAAAACAATAGAAATAATAATATGACTTTCATAATTCAACTCATGTTTATTTAACAACTTATAAAAGAAAACAATAGAAAATTTTGATGCTGCACGCGCATGTGCTCGGACTACTCTGAAAGTTATTACAAAAGGCACACACCCGCAAAAAAAACTTAAGACATAGACATATAAAATAACTCATATGTCCATAGTTTTATTTAATCATCCTAAGCTTATTCATCAAGGAGCATATAGCCAAGGCTTGTAGCAGCTTTAGCTATCTCAAAACTTATAAGGGCATCGAACACAGCATATCTGATTTGTTGGAAGTTCAATGGAGTAATCTCCCATACAGAACTCTTCAGTTGCTTGCACTCCTTGCCCTTCTCCAGATTCGTTCCCAACACAAAATTTGCTAGTTTAAATAGCGAAGGTGTTGGTTTACTGCAAGTTGTAATTGGTATATCAATGCGCTCTTGTAGGTCAATGGGCTTTTTAATATGGAGGCCGTATGGCTCAAGCATTTTTACGTCCTGGCCAATTGCCGCTCCACAGAAGAAGATATCCTCACGAGCAAGAAATTTTTTGAGCTCGTCTGGTATGCGAGGCGAGTGCATTATGTGGTACACCAAGCAATCATCTGCAACACACAGTTGAAGTACGGCGGCGCGGCGCTGCATTTCCAGGGGCAGGTCCTTCTGCTTCACCCCATGGACTTGGTCGGTGAACTCGCAGTCTAGACCAACAATCTTCATTTCCACCGTTTGGAGGGAGTTCGACACACTCTTGACCCATTCCTCAACGACGCCTGGTTCATTGGCGACCCTCACGGTTACTTTGAAGCCAGCAAGTTGATCAAAGCGATGAGTAATAGCAGCAGGCTGATCCACCAGAATGGCAGCAGAGTGATCATCCTCCTGTGGAGCTAGCGGAGGCAGCAGAGTATAATCAAAGATAGAAATAGTCTGCGGCTGCAGTAGCTCCAATGTGCCTGGCGAAGCGAGCATATCATTGGCATTGGTCTCCTTAGGAAGTGCCCTGCAGTCATAGACCATGTGAGCGGTAGGAGATATCATGAACAAATAAAACGCATCTTTTTTTACTATTACTACATGCCAACGCCCAACGAGTAGAACTATAAATAACTCAACACAAATTACTCCGGTTCAATAGATGAAGAGTTCTTCTGAAAAGAAAAACTGAACTTGCTCAGAAAAAAAATCCTAGACCTATATTCTGAAAATGAATCTGAGTGCCCATCTTTTTTTGTTTTGTAAGAAGAATTAAAGTGCTCATCTTTGCCGTCACGCAATATACTCCTTGAAACTCCAATCTTCAAATGCATGAACTTTTAAAAAAAGCTGGGACTAAATTGGATCAGACAAATTTCTCAAGACATGGTACAGAGAAAAATTCACAAGCAAAACACCTCAAATTCGTCCAGAAGATGGCAAAATAAGAATGCATGAGCACGTTGCCTATCATAAAATAAGAAGACAATAGAATGAGTTGCAGTAGTATATTATTATACCTTGATGACTTTGTTTTGGTTTGCAGCAGTGCCATAGTCAGGTGTATTGCAAATTGCAATATCCACTACACGTATGCCGCAGATGTTGCTTCTCAGACTGATGGATTGTATGTGATGTGATCGAGGGGATGGTTTGTCAATCCAGCCAAAAGGCTGCTTATAAGCTAGCCGATTGGGACAAAAATAGCAAGTGTTGATATTCGCATTTTAGGAAGGAAACAGTAAGGATTTTGGTGCAGTGCTTATCCGCAGCGATTTTTAATACTTTCTTTATGTTTCATTCGCGTCAAATAGCAAGTATTGATATTCGCGTCACCTCTTTTTTTTTATCTGAACTTGGTCGCTTTGGTTTACCATTTTTTAATGTGAACGTGCTCCAGCTTTATTTAACGATTTTGCATGCAAACATGGTCTATTAATTCTTTTTGTTTTAGGAACGTAGTCGATTTTACATTCACATAGGACATGTTTGGTTGCCCGTAGCGATTTTGCATGCATTGCATGTGTGTCTCAGTTGGACCTTATTGaggaaaaacagagaaaaaatcATCATCTGCACATCTTTTCACTTCTAGGAAAAGGCTTATAGGTGGGGCGGGCGTGGACTTGCACCCGCCATAGATATTTTGGAAAATTTGAAGTGGCGGGTGCTACAAACTGATTGAGGAAGTACCGGCTCGTACGTATGTATCTCGCCGGAAAGCGCTCGGTGAGTTTCGCAGTCGAGGTCGGGATATGTGCCAACAGCTTAGCCCGGCATCATCGCGTTGTTATGGCTGCTCGGAACGCCCATGTGTGTGGTGCCATCTTGGCAGAAATCTGAAAGTCATCAATCCTGATAGTTCAAAAGTGATGTCAGTGTGGTTTCTTTTCCTTAAGTATTTTGTCAGTGATGTGCACGAGGATATTGGTGACAGTGACACTGGTAGTGACTCGCTGGAAGATTCCCATGGTGATTTCTTGGCTTACGATGATGATGGTGTGCTCATTCCAATATCCCGTGGGCAGATGAACACAAATCCGCTTTTAGATTTTATCCCATTGTGCAAGCTATGTCGTTCTCTTATTGATCCTGACACTGTGAGAAGTTCAGACAACAAAGATGATTCGGATGGTGATGAGGATTTGATGTACAAACAGGGTAGAGGAAAGAGTTCAGGTAATGCTTCCGTATGTTGATGAGAGGAGGGGAATAAAAACGGAAAGAAGGGAAGGAGAGAACGTAAGTGGAGTTGGCTAACGGAAAGAGTTGAGTAGTAGATTTTTTTGGTGTTAATACATAAGGACTGATTTACACCATTGTTAGAGCCTGAAGTTTCTGCCTTTGAGTTCACATAAACTGAACAGATATATAGGATCAAGGTTTTCTCTCTCTCTAAAAACATGAAAGATTTATTCACATGTAAGATACACAATAAAGTTAAGAATCAAAAACATGTAAACCTTTACCTGAGTAATAAAGATCTCACATCACCGTGAGAAATATGTTAATCTGATTCTTCTAACCTGGCATGTGCATGCAAATATTATTTTTGATGTGTGTATGTTCTTTTGTTTTGATGGAAATACCATGTCTTCTTAACGTTGCTTGGTGAACAGAAAAAATTCCCAGCTAAACTAGACTTTTAGTTTCTGCCTTTGAGTTCGCGTAAACTGAACAGATATATAGATAaaggctttctctctctctctctctttctctctctccctctctctctctctctctctaaaaaCATGAAAGATTTATTTACATGTAAGATCAACAATGAAGTTAAGAATCAAAAACATGTAACCCTTTACCTGAGTAATAAAGAACTCACATCACCTTCAGAAATATGTTAATCTGATTCATTTGACCGGGCGTGTGCTTGAAAATATATATTTTGATGTGTGTATGTTCTTTTGTTTTGATGGAATTATCATGTCTTCTTAATGTTGCTTGGTGAACAGAAAAAATTCCCAGCTaaactagacttttttttctTCAGCTCGGGCCTACTATTGACTCGAGCTAGAAAGTTCAAGATTGAGCTACCTAAACTTGGTCGTCTGGAGTAATGCCCAAGTTTAAACCCAGCGCACAACATCACTGGGAAGAGGGCGAGCTCGCCCCGATGGATATGGCATCGAAGAATAGGACGAGGGAACTTAGCCATGTCAATGTTGTCTTCTGCCGGCGTGAAGACATGCCGACGCATGGGCGTTCACGTCTAGCTACTGTAGTTTACGCCACCCCGGTTGAGTCCAGCGACACCGGTCCCCGCGGTTGACAAGGACGAAGT
This sequence is a window from Aegilops tauschii subsp. strangulata cultivar AL8/78 chromosome 7, Aet v6.0, whole genome shotgun sequence. Protein-coding genes within it:
- the LOC109748401 gene encoding uncharacterized protein, which gives rise to MVYDCRALPKETNANDMLASPGTLELLQPQTISIFDYTLLPPLAPQEDDHSAAILVDQPAAITHRFDQLAGFKVTVRVANEPGVVEEWVKSVSNSLQTVEMKIVGLDCEFTDQVHGVKQKDLPLEMQRRAAVLQLCVADDCLVYHIMHSPRIPDELKKFLAREDIFFCGAAIGQDVKMLEPYGLHIKKPIDLQERIDIPITTCSKPTPSLFKLANFVLGTNLEKGKECKQLKSSVWEITPLNFQQIRYAVFDALISFEIAKAATSLGYMLLDE